The Stomoxys calcitrans chromosome 3, idStoCalc2.1, whole genome shotgun sequence genome includes a region encoding these proteins:
- the LOC106080826 gene encoding ras-like protein family member 11B isoform X1, whose product MQLVDKPEIYSTYFSQRNDNKCSSYPMNTTSPKSSLAKLGIHPKHKSLKVMVLGQSGVGKTAMVVRFITRRYIGEYDPNLEKIYTFNTSMDNEYLQFDILDATGHQNETDCANLESNIRWADAFILMYSVTDKCSFDECNRLKFLINYNKRRRKLGSNNKDCMADVPVILVGNKTDQIDDRMVSVEEGRRRFKELSCACFHEISVRESVDQVQAVFRDVFRFWRVFSKIPKLKRSTSDVQNESLSPDSGCSFYDASSLANETRRSFLVIGSACLEENDHSEPNAESGSGSLNSSRNELEAPFRSRASTDGTLLSRPRRWRYPPPGCLLPHSNRVERRMSISTRGSNASY is encoded by the exons TTCATCCTACCCAATGAATACAACGTCACCAAAATCATCATTGGCCAAACTGGGTATCCATCCTAAACACAAGTCCCTGAAGGTCATGGTTTTGGGACAAAGTGGGGTTGGCAAGACGGCCATGGTTGTGCGGTTTATTACACGCCGTTACATAGGAGAATATGATCCTAATTTGGAGAAAATCTATACCTTTAACACATCAATGGATAATGAATATTTGCAATTTGATATCCTTGATGCTACGGGACATCAAAAT GAAACCGATTGTGCAAATTTGGAATCAAATATACGTTGGGCCGATGCCTTCATACTTATGTATTCCGTTACAGACAAATGCAGTTTTGACGAATGTAATCGTTTGAAATTCCTCATCAACTATAATAAGAGAAGACGTAAATTGGGCTCTAACAATAAGGACTGCATGGCAGATGTACCGGTTATATTGGTGGGCAACAAAACCGATCAAATTGACGATCGTATGGTTAGTGTTGAAGAGGGCCGAAGACGTTTTAAAGAATTGTCGTGTGCCTGCTTTCATGAGATCTCTGTAAGGGAGAGTGTTGACCAG GTGCAAGCGGTATTTCGAGATGTCTTCCGCTTCTGGCGCGTCTTCAGTAAGATTCCCAAGCTCAAACGTTCCACAAGTGATGTTCAAAATGAATCCCTAAGTCCAGATTCGGGCTGTTCGTTTTACGATGCCTCCTCGCTGGCAAATGAGACGAGACGCTCGTTTCTGGTGATTGGCAGTGCTTGCTTGGAGGAGAATGATCACTCCGAGCCCAACGCGGAAAGCGGTTCCGGTAGTTTGAATAGTTCACGCAATGAATTAGAAGCTCCTTTCCGCAGCAGAGCTTCAACGGATGGCACTCTGCTATCCAGACCAAGGCGTTGGAGGTACCCACCACCTGGCTGTCTGCTGCCTCACTCAAATCGAGTAGAACGACGCATGAGTATTTCGACCAGGGGTAGCAATGCCAGCTATTAA
- the LOC106080826 gene encoding ras-related and estrogen-regulated growth inhibitor isoform X2, with the protein MNTTSPKSSLAKLGIHPKHKSLKVMVLGQSGVGKTAMVVRFITRRYIGEYDPNLEKIYTFNTSMDNEYLQFDILDATGHQNETDCANLESNIRWADAFILMYSVTDKCSFDECNRLKFLINYNKRRRKLGSNNKDCMADVPVILVGNKTDQIDDRMVSVEEGRRRFKELSCACFHEISVRESVDQVQAVFRDVFRFWRVFSKIPKLKRSTSDVQNESLSPDSGCSFYDASSLANETRRSFLVIGSACLEENDHSEPNAESGSGSLNSSRNELEAPFRSRASTDGTLLSRPRRWRYPPPGCLLPHSNRVERRMSISTRGSNASY; encoded by the exons ATGAATACAACGTCACCAAAATCATCATTGGCCAAACTGGGTATCCATCCTAAACACAAGTCCCTGAAGGTCATGGTTTTGGGACAAAGTGGGGTTGGCAAGACGGCCATGGTTGTGCGGTTTATTACACGCCGTTACATAGGAGAATATGATCCTAATTTGGAGAAAATCTATACCTTTAACACATCAATGGATAATGAATATTTGCAATTTGATATCCTTGATGCTACGGGACATCAAAAT GAAACCGATTGTGCAAATTTGGAATCAAATATACGTTGGGCCGATGCCTTCATACTTATGTATTCCGTTACAGACAAATGCAGTTTTGACGAATGTAATCGTTTGAAATTCCTCATCAACTATAATAAGAGAAGACGTAAATTGGGCTCTAACAATAAGGACTGCATGGCAGATGTACCGGTTATATTGGTGGGCAACAAAACCGATCAAATTGACGATCGTATGGTTAGTGTTGAAGAGGGCCGAAGACGTTTTAAAGAATTGTCGTGTGCCTGCTTTCATGAGATCTCTGTAAGGGAGAGTGTTGACCAG GTGCAAGCGGTATTTCGAGATGTCTTCCGCTTCTGGCGCGTCTTCAGTAAGATTCCCAAGCTCAAACGTTCCACAAGTGATGTTCAAAATGAATCCCTAAGTCCAGATTCGGGCTGTTCGTTTTACGATGCCTCCTCGCTGGCAAATGAGACGAGACGCTCGTTTCTGGTGATTGGCAGTGCTTGCTTGGAGGAGAATGATCACTCCGAGCCCAACGCGGAAAGCGGTTCCGGTAGTTTGAATAGTTCACGCAATGAATTAGAAGCTCCTTTCCGCAGCAGAGCTTCAACGGATGGCACTCTGCTATCCAGACCAAGGCGTTGGAGGTACCCACCACCTGGCTGTCTGCTGCCTCACTCAAATCGAGTAGAACGACGCATGAGTATTTCGACCAGGGGTAGCAATGCCAGCTATTAA
- the LOC106080823 gene encoding armadillo repeat-containing protein gudu: protein MDNQNLNLNEGLSSKKSKKKSTTATTKPRRGRRPRSGLDRQTNAKQAVNALDSDSTEVESSTDEDERWKDVARSAEIPADYYNIQKLVKYIKAGNQTATIVSLCCLQDYDLTTQINQFAIQDIGGLDVLVNILECNDAKCRLGALTVLADISLNIDIRKTIVDLDGIPLIIDILNSSMRDLKTVAAETLANVAKVRLARKYVRTCGGIPKLVDLLDIKLQILQTPREELNFEEIEQLNMARAGARALWSLSDSRHNKEIMRKSGIVPLMARLLKSCHIDVVIPIMGTIQKCASQPKFQLAIRTEEMIADIVNHLNSPSLDLKMEGSTAIYKCAFDQATRDLVKEAGGLEPLVSIIKDKTVRENKPLLIGATGAIWMCAVSDANVLKFDQLRTVNHLVALLNDESDEVLTNVVGAIAECVRFQHNRDVLRNANGLPSLVTLLNSSHAPLLENLAKALKECAEDAESMRILEELDAVRLIWSLLKNTNPRVQAYAAYAICPCVENAKDSGELVRSLVGAMELVVGLLKSKDMLVLSAVCAAIATIAKDSTNLAILSDLKVIYKLAELVNTTEDLLRKNLAAAIASCATYATNTQELGRLRTVTPIVSYMTSDDPEVHRTTAMALEKLSMDPQNCITMHQSGVVPFLLECVGSTNKELQLAAAGCLRNIRELALRAEEYLLKIDDE, encoded by the exons ATGGacaatcaaaatttaaatttaaatgaagGGCTGTcttcgaaaaaatcaaaaaagaaatCCACAACAGCCACCACCAAGCCTCGTAGAGGCAGACGTCCAAGAAGTGGCCTGGATCGTCAAACCAATGCCAAGCAGGCCGTTAACGCTCTGGACTCGGATTCCACAGAGGTGGAGTCTTCCACCGATGAGGACGAACGCTGGAAGGATGTGGCACGCTCAGCGGAAATACCAGCAGACTATTATAACATACAAAAGTTGGTGAAATACATAAAGGCTGGCAACCAAACGGCCACCATAGTATCGCTATGCTGTCTCCAGGACTACGACTTGACCACGCAAATAAATCAATTTGCCATCCAGGACATAGGCGGCTTAGATGTGTTGGTCAATATTTTGGAATGCAATGATGCCAAGTGCCGATTGGGCGCTTTGACGGTATTGGCCGACATATCTCTGAATATTGATATTCGCAAAACCATCGTGGACTTGGATGGCATACCCTTGATTATAGACATTTTGAATTCTTCAATGAGGGATTTGAAAACAGTGGCTGCCGAGACGTTAGCCAATGTGGCCAAGGTGCGTTTGGCTCGGAAGTATGTGCGTACTTGTGGTGGTATACCGAAATTGGTTGATCTGTTGGATATAAAACTGCA aATTTTACAAACTCCTCGTGAAGAGCTTAATTTTGAGGAGATCGAACAGCTTAACATGGCGCGGGCAGGTGCTAGAGCTTTGTGGTCCTTATCGGATTCAAGGCACAACAAGGAGATAATGCGTAAaagtggcatagtacctttAATGGCTCGTCTACTGAAATCCTGTCACATAGATGTGGTTATTCCTATAATGGGAACTATACAGAAATGTGCTTCCCAG CCCAAATTTCAATTGGCCATACGCACAGAGGAAATGATTGCGGACATTGTTAATCATCTGAATTCGCCAAGTCTAGATTTAAAAATGGAAGGTAGCACGGCCAtatataaatgtgcctttgatCAAGCCACCAGAGATCTGGTCAAGGAAGCTGGAGGCCTAGAACCTTTGGTATCCATCATTAAAGACAAGACGGTGAGGGAGAACAAACCATTGCTGATTGGTGCCACTGGCGCCATATGGATGTGTGCTGTATCGGATGCCAATGTCTTAAAGTTTGACCAGTTGCGTACGGTTAACCATCTGGTGGCATTGCTAAACGACGAGTCCGATGAGGTATTGACCAATGTGGTGGGGGCTATAGCTGAGTGTGTACGCTTTCAGCACAACCGGGATGTGCTACGTAATGCCAATGGCCTGCCCTCTTTGGTCACATTGTTGAACTCTTCACATGCACCTCTGTTGGAAAATTTAGCAAAGGCTTTGAAGGAATGTGCAGAGGATGCCGAAAGTATGCGTATATTGGAAGAATTGGATGCTGTGCGTCTTATATGGTCTTTGCTGAAGAACACCAATCCTCGAGTTCAAGCCTATGCGGCCTATGCCATATGTCCTTGTGTTGAAAATGCCAAGGACTCTGGGGAGTTGGTTAGAAGTCTAGTGGGTGCCATGGAGTTGGTTGTCGGTTTGCTCAAGTCCAAGGACATGTTGGTATTGTCGGCAGTGTGTGCCGCCATTGCCACCATAGCAAAGGATAGTACGAATTTGGCCATCTTATCGGATTTGAAGGTCATCTATAAATTGGCCGAACTGG TCAATACCACGGAAGATTTGTTAAGGAAAAACTTGGCTGCTGCCATAGCCAGTTGTGCTACTTATGCCACCAATACCCAGGAATTGGGACGTCTACGTACGGTTACCCCCATTGTATCTTATATGACCAGTGATGATCCTGAAGTACATCGCACCACTGCCATGGCATTGGAGAAATTGTCAATGGATCCGCAAAATTGTATTACCATGCACCAG AGTGGTGTTGTACCCTTCCTTTTAGAATGTGTAGGTTCCACCAACAAAGAATTACAATTGGCTGCAGCCGGATGTTTGCGTAACATACGAGAACTTGCTTTGCGGGCCGAGGAGTATCTACTAAAAATCGATGATGAATAA